The following proteins come from a genomic window of Terribacillus aidingensis:
- a CDS encoding response regulator — translation MHNLQIMIVEDEYRIRMGLERFINDQPQCTIIGTYANGQEALDGWKHGKAAEVILTDIKMPIMDGLTLITELKEAGYTGEFLVLSGFDDFQYVQQALRNQVADYLLKPIDRKQLQDRLQLLYVKKQEMEQELERESQKQEQLQLLRALSGESSLADTQWTEIFPSGTYYTCRLQLQNFHQQKVKRDPVRFHQELSAFVRILNAELSNQWSAPSFWWWWDQEQSFGLLVHTAEGHTSKIIDHLVRTLSHRSFFNVTASPGQILHELELLPAAMEAEQMEIKLQPVSAEVPYTETINVNIQNILHTLRFAFKQFVFDDLDTALRQLKEGLSAAESLESVIAILQSAGIEMLHDVSKRLPVNDVNRMLQKLGRNTNQALSAPEVLQGFENWTRDLAGMCTKLDKHSDRAAVEQAKAFIHQHVQEAITIEQVAAHVYMNPTYFCAYFKKHTKETVLQYVTKQRLELAKRRLEDTDDKVTTIADSVGYHDHKYFSKLFKKHTGFAPSEYRRLRR, via the coding sequence ATGCATAATTTGCAAATCATGATCGTGGAAGATGAATATCGAATCCGTATGGGGCTAGAGCGGTTCATCAATGATCAGCCGCAATGCACCATCATTGGTACATATGCCAATGGGCAAGAGGCGTTGGATGGCTGGAAACATGGGAAGGCAGCTGAAGTCATTTTGACAGATATCAAGATGCCGATCATGGATGGATTAACGCTGATTACAGAGTTAAAAGAGGCAGGCTACACAGGAGAATTTCTTGTTTTGAGCGGTTTCGATGATTTTCAGTATGTGCAGCAAGCATTACGGAATCAAGTTGCTGATTATCTTTTGAAACCAATCGATAGGAAGCAGCTGCAAGATCGGCTGCAGCTGCTATATGTTAAAAAGCAAGAAATGGAACAAGAGCTAGAACGGGAAAGTCAGAAACAAGAGCAGCTTCAGCTGCTCCGAGCACTTTCGGGCGAAAGCAGCTTGGCAGACACACAGTGGACTGAGATTTTCCCGTCAGGAACGTATTACACGTGCCGATTACAGCTTCAAAACTTCCATCAGCAAAAAGTGAAACGAGACCCTGTTCGATTCCATCAGGAGCTTAGTGCGTTTGTCCGGATATTGAATGCAGAGCTGTCAAACCAATGGTCGGCTCCTTCCTTTTGGTGGTGGTGGGATCAGGAACAAAGCTTTGGTTTACTTGTACATACAGCGGAGGGACATACATCTAAAATTATCGATCATCTTGTTCGGACTTTGTCTCATCGTTCCTTTTTCAATGTAACAGCTTCACCAGGACAGATACTGCACGAATTGGAATTGCTTCCTGCGGCGATGGAAGCAGAGCAAATGGAGATAAAACTCCAGCCTGTTTCTGCAGAAGTTCCATATACAGAAACCATTAATGTGAACATCCAGAATATCTTGCATACACTGCGTTTTGCTTTTAAGCAGTTTGTATTCGATGATTTGGATACTGCTTTAAGACAGTTAAAAGAAGGACTCTCCGCAGCTGAGTCGCTTGAGTCGGTAATAGCAATCCTACAATCAGCGGGTATCGAAATGCTGCATGATGTCAGCAAGCGCTTGCCAGTCAATGACGTTAACCGAATGCTGCAGAAATTAGGGAGGAACACGAACCAAGCTTTATCAGCACCGGAAGTGCTTCAAGGATTTGAAAATTGGACTAGAGATCTGGCAGGCATGTGTACAAAATTGGATAAACATTCAGATCGCGCTGCTGTGGAGCAGGCGAAAGCGTTCATCCATCAACATGTGCAAGAAGCGATAACGATTGAACAAGTAGCAGCACATGTCTATATGAATCCAACCTACTTTTGTGCCTATTTCAAAAAGCACACGAAAGAAACTGTATTGCAGTATGTCACTAAACAGCGGCTTGAGCTTGCCAAACGCAGGTTGGAGGATACAGATGATAAAGTGACGACAATCGCTGATTCTGTCGGATACCATGATCACAAATATTTCAGCAAACTGTTTAAGAAACATACAGGATTTGCTCCTTCTGAATATCGACGCTTGCGTCGATAA
- a CDS encoding sensor histidine kinase has protein sequence MIFKEKIRNLSLMHKLLLSYTLLTIIPVALLGFFIYTAYTHAAEEQIGALVPQMLEQASQQIDRNVQDVANMPERLYQSQQMIEILREDSFQSHAEAMQEQYMMERYLSSSFLHSSSSDLLGVFVFSKNRVFAAAAKSYSGFSKSEAAVYGQSLELEKGSMILLPQDTNLVFENNADYLLIGVPLQDRDNQAYLGTMFLALDVAFVDRITGTIKEQNAARIMLLEQESGRIAYDSKREKSDQIVPKDLYPIDNGSFLQDGKLIGITPAIQQDYALIYEIPTEKLFAKQQQTRTISIVLFLLFILFSVCLYTFVAYNVSQPIKRLMDNMRSVQSGKFQQTLPVTKQDEVGRLTESYNHMVMEIRDLIQKNYMIKLKQQEAELYALQTQINPHFIFNTLETINYAVEAGEQEEVIDIITTLGRMLRYSLDNGVKFVSLVDEMRHVEDFLSIQQFRFYDRLTWKTNYPDISASVQVPKFILQPIVENSIKYGLETKTAIHIDIKMNQTPDMLILTINDDGPGFDPAVKAELEEELSLEPGITSKSAHYGLSNVANRIKMLYGNDYGVSLENNQKGATVRLYLPFRHVSERGSLDA, from the coding sequence ATGATTTTTAAAGAGAAAATCCGTAATCTGTCATTAATGCATAAACTGCTGCTTTCTTATACATTGCTTACCATCATACCAGTCGCACTGCTCGGTTTTTTTATCTACACAGCATATACACATGCAGCAGAAGAACAAATCGGGGCGCTCGTACCGCAAATGCTTGAGCAGGCAAGTCAGCAGATTGACCGTAATGTACAGGATGTTGCGAATATGCCCGAAAGACTTTATCAATCACAGCAGATGATAGAAATATTGAGAGAGGATAGTTTCCAGTCCCATGCAGAAGCAATGCAGGAGCAATACATGATGGAACGTTATCTATCCAGCAGTTTCCTTCATAGCAGTTCTTCTGATTTGCTCGGGGTTTTCGTCTTCTCTAAAAACAGGGTTTTCGCAGCCGCAGCCAAAAGTTATAGCGGTTTTTCTAAAAGTGAAGCAGCTGTTTATGGCCAAAGCTTAGAGCTTGAAAAAGGAAGTATGATTCTTCTTCCGCAGGATACAAATCTTGTCTTCGAGAATAATGCTGATTATCTGTTAATTGGAGTGCCGCTGCAGGATCGTGATAACCAAGCTTATCTGGGTACGATGTTTCTTGCGTTGGATGTAGCGTTTGTCGATCGCATCACAGGTACGATTAAAGAACAAAACGCTGCCAGAATCATGCTTTTGGAACAGGAATCCGGAAGAATAGCTTATGATTCGAAAAGGGAGAAAAGCGATCAAATTGTTCCGAAGGATCTTTATCCGATAGATAACGGAAGCTTTCTGCAGGATGGAAAACTAATCGGCATCACTCCAGCCATACAGCAGGATTATGCTTTGATTTATGAAATACCCACAGAAAAGCTGTTTGCCAAACAGCAGCAAACACGCACCATATCGATTGTTCTTTTTCTTCTATTCATTTTATTCAGTGTGTGTTTGTATACATTTGTTGCCTATAATGTCTCACAGCCTATTAAGCGGCTGATGGATAACATGCGCAGCGTCCAAAGCGGAAAGTTTCAGCAAACGCTGCCGGTTACGAAACAGGATGAGGTTGGCAGGCTGACAGAAAGTTATAATCATATGGTTATGGAAATACGTGATTTGATCCAGAAGAATTATATGATCAAACTTAAACAGCAGGAAGCTGAATTGTATGCGCTCCAAACACAGATCAATCCACATTTTATTTTCAATACACTGGAAACGATCAATTACGCGGTAGAAGCTGGAGAGCAGGAAGAGGTCATCGATATTATAACGACGCTTGGCAGAATGCTGCGGTATTCTTTGGATAATGGCGTCAAATTTGTATCACTTGTCGATGAAATGAGGCATGTCGAGGATTTCCTGTCCATCCAGCAGTTCCGTTTTTATGACAGGCTCACTTGGAAGACGAATTATCCTGACATCTCAGCTTCTGTGCAGGTTCCAAAATTCATACTTCAGCCGATTGTAGAGAACAGCATTAAATATGGCCTGGAAACCAAGACTGCTATTCATATTGATATCAAGATGAATCAAACACCTGATATGCTCATTTTGACAATAAACGATGATGGGCCAGGCTTCGATCCGGCAGTCAAAGCAGAGCTCGAAGAAGAACTTAGTCTGGAACCAGGTATAACGTCAAAATCTGCGCACTATGGGTTAAGCAATGTTGCCAATCGAATCAAGATGCTGTATGGAAACGACTACGGTGTCTCATTGGAGAACAATCAAAAGGGTGCAACTGTAAGGCTTTACTTGCCATTTCGCCATGTTTCGGAAAGGGGAAGTCTCGATGCATAA
- a CDS encoding autoinducer 2 ABC transporter substrate-binding protein: MQKKSLVLLILLIFVSACNKKEILYVQETPSEPHPEQTEQTEQTEQIDIAIVPKVKEIPYFQAVQQGVEEAAKSSGATVHFKGPATADPAQQEEIIRTFIKQDVDVLAVSVIDPDRLTPVLAEARRQGITVLTWDADAHPEARDYFINMVDAEMLGEHLLDSLAAQIGEEGEYIVLSGSQSSLNQEEWLHWIKQHNRAYYPNLILREVAYTNDSPVTAYQESKRVVKAYPDLKGIIGIASLGPPAAAAVLKEENLSNDIAIVGLASPRDMNEHLKEGNVQGITMWSPKKLGYLTVMIAKLMQEDAVIEDGMLIDGVGRIQVKGEQIIMGEPIDFTAENVDQYDF; encoded by the coding sequence ATGCAAAAGAAATCGCTCGTCCTGCTTATTCTGTTGATTTTTGTAAGCGCTTGCAATAAAAAGGAAATACTCTATGTGCAGGAAACGCCGTCAGAGCCGCATCCGGAGCAAACGGAACAAACGGAACAAACGGAACAAATCGATATTGCCATTGTGCCGAAAGTGAAGGAAATTCCTTATTTCCAGGCTGTACAACAGGGAGTGGAGGAAGCGGCGAAGTCCTCTGGTGCTACTGTTCATTTTAAAGGACCAGCAACAGCTGATCCTGCTCAGCAAGAAGAAATCATCCGTACATTCATAAAACAAGATGTTGACGTTTTGGCAGTAAGTGTCATAGATCCAGATAGATTGACACCTGTATTGGCAGAAGCCAGACGGCAAGGTATAACGGTTCTGACTTGGGATGCGGATGCTCATCCCGAAGCCAGGGACTATTTTATCAACATGGTAGATGCAGAAATGTTAGGTGAGCATTTGCTGGACAGCCTAGCTGCTCAAATCGGGGAAGAAGGCGAGTATATCGTTCTTTCTGGTTCACAGTCTTCGCTCAATCAAGAAGAATGGCTGCATTGGATCAAGCAGCATAATCGAGCCTATTATCCGAATCTGATTCTTCGAGAAGTAGCGTATACGAATGATAGTCCTGTCACAGCATACCAGGAATCTAAACGAGTAGTGAAAGCCTATCCAGATTTGAAGGGCATAATTGGGATCGCTTCTCTTGGTCCTCCAGCAGCAGCGGCCGTTTTGAAGGAAGAAAATTTATCAAATGATATCGCTATCGTCGGTTTGGCATCCCCGCGTGACATGAATGAACACTTGAAAGAAGGCAATGTCCAAGGAATCACCATGTGGAGTCCGAAGAAACTCGGTTACTTGACCGTCATGATTGCGAAGCTGATGCAAGAGGATGCGGTAATTGAAGACGGCATGCTCATTGACGGTGTAGGCAGGATTCAAGTAAAGGGAGAGCAGATCATTATGGGGGAACCGATAGACTTTACGGCGGAGAATGTGGATCAATATGATTTTTAA